AAGCCAAACTCGAGTAAGCCCAAATTCAAGCTTGAATCACCCCTAAACTTGAGTGATTGTAATTCTAAAACTCCAGACTAAGGTTTTAATTAAAACTGACTAATCAAAATGAAAGTAAACTATACTTGTGTGATTCCCATACAAATCATATCAGAAGTAAATCAATAACTTGAAGATATATCATATGTACAATGACCTACTTGTGATGTCTTCACCTTGACTCAATTTACATTCTACATATCCTAAGACCTTGAAGCAATGTAACATATGATCAAGTTATTCAACACTGGGTATGCACAAGAGCACCAAAAATCGACATCAAAATTGTTGTGTAATGTTTTAAGTTTGCACGACAACCCACTTTATTCAGGAGAACCTCCTCGCCAGTATCCCCACTGACTCATTCCACATTCAACAAGaaatttttcatcatcattttctagTTTGCCGTAAGCATGAGACATATCTTCAAAAGAAGTTTGAGTTTTATCTTCTGCCAGATCCTGCATAGAGTTGATAAATCAATGGCATGATCCACCACcgttatctattaaaaataaagataaacagCAACTATGAATTATGGACATAACtgaaaacaaatttcaatcTTCAACTTTACCACCACATTGGAAGCATGAAAAACTTTTTACACCAAATGAATTCCTTTCAAACTTGTAACTTTTGGACAAGCTTAATatccagaaaaaaaaagtacacaTTTGGGGTATTTGTGATCTTGGATGTAAAAAAGTTCATGATAGGTAGGCCTTACAGAATAGGGAAAGCAACACTACCATTTGTGATTATTGAACCAAGGAAATAAGCATTTAATATGTTCCATAATTCTACTTTGTTGGCAAGATACTAGTGAAACTAATACGTAGTCTTCCCATGGTTTTGATTGCTTCAATGAGCATAACGTTTAAAATATAGAGATCAGTCACATGCATGAAACCGCCACAATTGAAACTGGTATTCATAAGCCAAGTTGAATCCAAGAAACATTAGAGGGAAGTGGCAATTGAGTTACAACTGTAGCATTATACGTACACTCAACTCTGGTCTTGTTTCAGAATCCGAATTATCTGCTTCCATTATGTCTCTGAGAGCAGACTTCCACCACATGCTTTTGGACCCATGATGATGTCCCTTGGATGCATTCACAGCTTTGAGTCTCAATTTTCCAGAAATTCTAGTGTTAAAGGAAACAATTATGCATCTGATGCAAAATGCTATAAGAGGAACCAGAACTAGAAAATAAGCGGTGGTTTTTGCCTGATAATAGAATGGATAAGCCTGTTGAGGTCACTACCATTgacaaataaataagataacCAACAGGAAGATAAAATCGAGGATGATGCTGCATATTTAGAGATAATCTTACATGTGGCAAACTATGGGAAATTTGCATGGTGAGGTTCTTTTTGCCCAAAAGTCCATTGAAGATGTTCAGGGAAGTTTGATGAGTCTCTGTGAGATTGACAGTGGACAAAGTATCCTTTTTAGTCTGTCATAGTTCATGTTATGGAAGTAATGCCGCATTAGAAGCCAGAAGTCAACatcaatatacaaaattaatgtACCCCAAGCATGAAATACAAGTGAACCAATTTTAGTTGTGATCCACAAATTATTCTACTCtgtcaaaaatatttcaaattgtcAATGTGTTTAATAGTCTAACAAGGTACtgaatttaaatcatttatttattttatgtgcaTGAAACTGCTCCTGTGGCATAATTTGAAACAGCACCCTAGCTTATATCTAAAACCCTGCCTAGAGATAAGGCTCAATGAAGTTGCTTTGTAAACTGATTTTTAAGTGTATCAAATCAATAACCACCCATAGTTTCAAGCACATGCCACATAATAACAAAGAAATGGTTCAATTAATAGACTAGATACAAacttctatttatttattagtgaTGACTCAACTAAAGATATGTTTTTCACAAAGAGTGAAGAACTGCTTTTTTCCTTCTATGGGCACAACTTTTTTGTTGCATTTAAACAACTCTGAAGTTTGTCTACTATTTTTCGGAAAAATCTCCAACAGCTAAATATCTATTGGTTGATGTTTGATCAattgaagaaattaataataaaaaaatgtttgcaTTTCAGTGTGGACATAAAAACCACGTGAAGATGAGCTACATTATTAGtctttttacatatatattatcataaggTTATAATACCTGCCATTTGTTTCCATTTCACCTCTAGTCAtattttcattacaaaaaaattataaagccAATCAGCGAGCACAAACATGTGCATAAACAATGATATCTCATCATGTGattcaatgattttaaattagaaataaaacaacatccaatcacatagtgatatatcatcgtTTGTACACAAGTTTATAttcattgtttgtgtatatacTCCTACTGTTTTCATTAAAGCTCAAGCCCTAATACATGCAATTGGCAGATGTTAACACCAAAAAAATCTGTCTTTTCATACAGACTGCAGGATATTTTGCCCAAACCTCTTAAAGTTTCAATAtacagaaataaaataataattaataacatagCATAACTTATACATTGAGTTATAGTGATCAGGACAGACAGAGGAAGCAAAGAAAgacaacaaaaacaagaagaatcAAGGgagaaacaacataaaattgGAGAGGAAGTCATTATTATTTATCCATTCAAATCTTAGGTCACCCTAAAATAATATTGTAGGCCTCTAAATATAGGAAATCTAAACAACTAATCGGGAAACACATAAGAGTAAATCTTAAGGAAATTAAATTCCTAAAATCTCTAGATTATTCAACATCAATGAGCATACATAACCACAATCTCAAGAAACGTCATTGACAATGTGCATACTTGAACCGAGAGCACATTACATGTGCAAGAAAGCAAGTTATTTTGGTAAACAAGAGTTCAATTATAATGAAACTACCTATGAAAAGAAGAGAATTTAGAATGCTATGCAACTTACAACTTTTAACATGTACTTTTACAATAAACAACGAAACATATAGACAATTAAAAGACTTATTTAATAATGACCATGTAAATGTGCTTACCAGTTGCACTTCTTTCCTGGCAGAAGGAATTTTAAGGTGCTGCCCTTCAAATACATTATCAACATCCACAATACTCTTATTTGCTGCA
This is a stretch of genomic DNA from Mangifera indica cultivar Alphonso chromosome 11, CATAS_Mindica_2.1, whole genome shotgun sequence. It encodes these proteins:
- the LOC123229294 gene encoding uncharacterized protein LOC123229294 isoform X1 translates to MCIKFMKVMEMKLSRRQGRPLSFPNQTSTFPSHSFHFKRHLRGLAKKWRIQLHEVANGLNHKHLLGHVVKGGETLTSILKQYGASVYSLTAANKSIVDVDNVFEGQHLKIPSARKEVQLTKKDTLSTVNLTETHQTSLNIFNGLLGKKNLTMQISHSLPHAYPFYYQAKTTAYFLVLVPLIAFCIRCIIVSFNTRISGKLRLKAVNASKGHHHGSKSMWWKSALRDIMEADNSDSETRPELSDLAEDKTQTSFEDMSHAYGKLENDDEKFLVECGMSQWGYWRGGSPE
- the LOC123229294 gene encoding uncharacterized protein LOC123229294 isoform X2, which produces MCIKFMKVMEMKLSRRQGRPLSFPNQTSTFPSHSFHFKRHLRGLAKKWRIQLHEVANGLNHKHLLGHVVKGGETLTSILKQYGASVYSLTAANKSIVDVDNVFEGQHLKIPSARKEVQLTKKDTLSTVNLTETHQTSLNIFNGLLGKKNLTMQISHSLPHAKTTAYFLVLVPLIAFCIRCIIVSFNTRISGKLRLKAVNASKGHHHGSKSMWWKSALRDIMEADNSDSETRPELSDLAEDKTQTSFEDMSHAYGKLENDDEKFLVECGMSQWGYWRGGSPE